Proteins encoded together in one Phyllostomus discolor isolate MPI-MPIP mPhyDis1 chromosome 6, mPhyDis1.pri.v3, whole genome shotgun sequence window:
- the LOC114499791 gene encoding histone-lysine N-methyltransferase PRDM9-like, producing MPQDDDYFYCEKCQNFFIDSCAVHGPPTFVKDTAVDKGHPHHSALTLPPGLRIGPSGIPEAGLGVWNEAADLPVGLHFGPYEGHITEDEEAAKSRYSWLIAKARNCYEYVDGKDRSWANWMRYVNCARDDEEQNLVAFQYHRQIFYRTCRVIRPGCELLVWFGDEYGQELGSKWGSKWKRELSAERGEPKPEMHPCPSCSLAFSSQKFLSQHVKVNHLSQFLPGTSARKHLQAEELCPEDHNRQQQHTSTPSWNDKAEGQEVKERSKPLLKTISQRRILRPFFQPSREQMRSCSEHERMMEEEPHRGQKESPEDTGKVLMKVGISRIVAVEHRRCWQGFSDGSHLITRQGTYSGEKPYVCSECGRGFTWKSVLITHQRTHSGEKPYVCRECGQGFIWNSGLIRHQRTHSEEKPYVYRECG from the exons ATGCCCCAGGATGATGACTACTTTT ATTGTGAGAAGTGTCAGAATTTCTTCATCGACAGCTGTGCGGTGCATGGACCCCCTACATTTGTGAAGGACACTGCAGTGGACAAGGGACATCCCCACCactcagccctcaccctgccccctgggttGAGAATCGGGCCATCAGGCAtccctgaggctgggcttggaGTGTGGAATGAGGCAGCAGACTTGCCAGTGGGTCTGCACTTTGGCCCTTATGAAGGACACATCACAGAAGATGAAGAGGCAGCCAAGAGCAGATACTCCTGGCTG ATCGCCAAAGCGAGAAACTGCTACGAGTATGTGGATGGAAAGGACAGATCCTGGGCCAACTGGATGAG GTATGTGAACTGTGCCCGGGATGATGAAGAGCAGAACCTGGTGGCCTTTCAATACCACAGGCAGATTTTCTACCGAACCTGCCGGGTCATCAGGCCGGGCTGTGAGCTGCTGGTCTGGTTCGGGGATGAgtatggccaggagctgggcagcaagtGGGGCAGCAAGTGGAAGAGAGAGCTCTCGGCTGAGAGAG GAGAACCAAAGCCAGAGATGCACCCatgtccctcctgctctctggccttctccaGTCAGAAGTTCCTCAGCCAACATGTGAAAGTCAATCATCTCTCCCAGTTTCTCCCCGGAACATCTGCAAGAAAACACCTCCAAGCAGAGGAACTCTGTCCAGAGGATCACAATCGGCAGCAACAACATACTAGTACACCCAGCTGGAATGATAAAGCTGAAGGTCAAGAGGTCAAAGAAAGGTCAAAACCTTTGCTTAAAACAATCAGTCAGAGGAGAATCTTAAGACCCTTTTTCCAACCCTCCAGAGAACAAATGAGGAGCTGTAGTGAGCATGAGAGAATGATGGAGGAAGAGCCCCACAGAGGCCAGAAAGAGAGTCCAGAGGACACAGGCAAGGTATTGATGAAAGTAGGAATATCAAGAATTGTAGCAGTTGAGCACAGAAGGTGTTGGCAAGGCTTCAGTGATGGGTCACATCTCATTACACGCCAGGGGACatactcaggggagaagccctatgtttgcagtgagtgtgggcgaggctttacctGGAAGTcagttctcatcacacaccagaggacacactctggggagaagccctatgtttgcagggagtgtgggcaggGCTTTATCTGGAATTCAggtctcatcagacaccagaggacacactctg AGGAGAAGCCCTATGTCTACAGGGAGTGTGGGTGA